In Silene latifolia isolate original U9 population chromosome 6, ASM4854445v1, whole genome shotgun sequence, the genomic window TATACAGTCTTGGAGGAGAATCCAAGAATATTCCTAATATTCTATAGGATATTATTATGATAACCAtaataatatctttcctaatATCTTATACTAACTAATAACTCTAATAAACCCCCTCAGTCAAAGCGATAGTTAACAGACACTTTGACTGGACTAAAAAATAATAGTTGATCGATGATGCCACGTAGAGGAGCCGAGTTGATCGTTGTCGACGCTTGAACCAGATGTAGTAGCTTGCGCTTGTCTGGATCATGCCAATAGTAGAGCCACACATAATTAACACTAATACAACTAATCAAAactagtaccaaaatattttaccaattcatAATCGACTTAGTAATCTGCCCAATCCCTAAATTTTAGAGAATGTTAGAGAGAGAAAGCTTAGAGAATCCCTAAATTTTCAGCAATGGCTAAAAATAAGAAAGGTAATTCTAAGACTTCTCCTACGCAATCACCtactaaaaataacaaaaataagaataaatcaattaataataataattcatctcctaataattcacaaaataatactatTACGCCAAATATTATAAATCCACAGGAACAATCAATCTCGGAACCAGGATCATCGAGTCATACGATTTCGTCGGAGAATGTTATACCGCCTGCGATTGACCTTTTGACTTGCAGCATGAAATGGAAACGATCTCTGAGGAAATCGTTGATGAAGAAGAGGATTGGGACCAGGAGACTCAATCTCCGCATCGGGAGTCTTCGTCTAGCGTGTCTGACAAGGTAACTCTTAAACTAGACATTGAGGATGTCCAATCGGAAATCGAGTACTGGTCAAATGCTATCTACTGCTATGTTCTGGGTGCAAACCCGCCTGGGTATGTTCTGGGGGGATTTGTTCGAAGAGCATGGAAATTTCATGATATTGACACTGTTTCTACTCTTGCTAATGGTATATGTGTTGTTAGATTTAAGGATGTTGCTAGTAAACAAACTGTTTTACGTTCAGGACCAATTTTCTTTGACAATAAGCCTTTGGTTGTTAAGGATTGGACTCCTGATACTAAGATGGTTAAGTCTGAGTTGGAGATTGTACCTATCTGGATTAGATTTTATGGCTTGGACCTGAAATTCTGGGGGCTTGCCTTGAATAAAATTGCTAGTCTGGTGGGTAAGCCTGTGCGACTGGATACTGCTACCCAAACAAAGTCCTACTTAGGCTTTGCTAGGGTTATGGTGGAGGTCAGTATGGGCCAGGATTTCCCTGATATTATAGAATTCATGGATGAAAAGGATGTATTACATCGCCAGATTGTTCACTATGAATGGAAGCCTGTGAAGTGTACTGAATGCTCTGGTATGGGACATGTTGCAATGGTATGCAGGAAGAAAAAGGAGGTGGTTCAGGCTAAGGGGAAACAGAAGATGGTATGGAGACCAAAACCTGTTATACCTCCTTCAGTCCCCTCTGCTCCCTCTGCTCATGTGGAGGACCACCAGGAACAGCAATTGCCTACTATTGACCCTACTGCAATTGTAACACCTATGCCTGTCAATGGTCATATTTTGAATACTATCACTCCTGCACGTATTCTCACTAGGCTTCTCAGGCCTGGTCCGGATAGGGTGCCAGGGGAGGGTAGGTCTTTCATGGATAAAATGATTTTGAGCTTGGGGAGAAGTAATGGTACTGGAACAGGGATAAGGAGGAATAGATTGTTTGAAAATGACTAGCCTAGCTTTCTGGAATGTCCGAGGAATAAACAAGCCCAATAAGCAAGGAGATGTTAGACGTCTCTTGCACCATAATAATATTGGCTTGTGTGGTCTCTTAGAAACTAGAGTTAAGACTAATAATATCAATAAGGTGAAAAGTGGACTTGGTCTCAACTGGCAACTTATCCATAATAATGATATTAAAGAGGGAGGTCGAATTTGGCTTCTCTGGAACAATAGTGTGTATGATGTTGAGTTACTTCTTAAGGAGGAGCAGCTTATCCATGTCAAGGTTACCTTCATTCCCAAGGTTTTCTTTTGGGAGCTCACTGTAGTTTATGGTTTCAACAAACTGCAGGAGAGGAGTGATCTCTGGCACACTTTGACCTCTCTGGGTAATGGTATGAGTAATCCTTGGATTGTAATGGGAGATTTTAATAATGTCTTGTTTATGGATGAGAGAATTGGATCTACTATTACCACTGCTGAGGTGAGGGGATTTCAGGCTTGTGTGGATAATTGTGGGCTTATGGATTTAGCTTCTTCTGGAGCCTTCTTcacttggaataacaagcagGAAGGTGAAGCTAGGGTGTATAGTAGGATTGACAGGATTATGGCTAATGATCTTTGGGTTCTGCATGGTCCTGAGGGGAGTCTCTCCTTTCTCCCTGAAGGGTTATATGATCATAGCCCCTGTGTTATGGATTTATGGAAAGACAATCCTAAAGTAAAAGCTAGGTTTCATTATTTTAACATGTGGGGTAAATGTGAGGAATTTCTTGCTGTAGTTAAGAAAGTTTGGGAGGTACCTATTCAGGGGTTTACTATGTTCCAGCTGGTTAAAAAACTTAAGCTTCTCAAACAACCTCTAAAGCAGATGAACAAGGAATATTATGGGCATATTGAGACTACTGCTCATGTTGCTGAACTGCTTCTTCATGATCTTCAAAGGAGAGTCCATGCTAATCCTTCGATCTGCGATTCTGGTGAGGAGAGCAGTGCTAAGACCTTCTATGAATTAGAGGAGGCTAGGAGGAGCTTCCTTGCTCAGAAAGCTAAATTGCAGTGGTTAAATACAGGGGATGACAACACTCACTTCTTCCACTGCTCAATTAAAACCAGAAGAACCCACAATAAAATCTTAAGAATTAAGGATATGCAGGGGCATGTTTGTGATACTAATGCTACCATTGAAGCTGCTTT contains:
- the LOC141588223 gene encoding uncharacterized protein LOC141588223, with the protein product METISEEIVDEEEDWDQETQSPHRESSSSVSDKVTLKLDIEDVQSEIEYWSNAIYCYVLGANPPGYVLGGFVRRAWKFHDIDTVSTLANGICVVRFKDVASKQTVLRSGPIFFDNKPLVVKDWTPDTKMVKSELEIVPIWIRFYGLDLKFWGLALNKIASLVGKPVRLDTATQTKSYLGFARVMVEVSMGQDFPDIIEFMDEKDVLHRQIVHYEWKPVKCTECSGMGHVAMVCRKKKEVVQAKGKQKMVWRPKPVIPPSVPSAPSAHVEDHQEQQLPTIDPTAIVTPMPVNGHILNTITPARILTRLLRPGPDRVPGEGRSFMDKMILSLGRSNETRVKTNNINKVKSGLGLNWQLIHNNDIKEGGRIWLLWNNSVYDVELLLKEEQLIHVKVTFIPKVFFWELTVVYGFNKLQERSDLWHTLTSLGNGMSNPWIVMGDFNNVLFMDERIGSTITTAEVRGFQACVDNCGLMDLASSGAFFTWNNKQEGEARVYSRIDRIMANDLWVLHGPEGSLSFLPEGLYDHSPCVMDLWKDNPKVKARFHYFNMWGKCEEFLAVVKKVWEVPIQGFTMFQLVKKLKLLKQPLKQMNKEYYGHIETTAHVAELLLHDLQRRVHANPSICDSGEESSAKTFYELEEARRSFLAQKAKLQWLNTGDDNTHFFHCSIKTRRTHNKILRIKDMQGHVCDTNATIEAAFIDYYKALLGSDKVVVPVCSKAPGPDGFSSQFFKDAFEIVGPDIIQAVQEFFLTGKLLGQVNSTVITLIPKKDLPESVMDFRPIACCNVVYKCITKIICSRLNEVLGSLVSHNQSAFIKGRDIVDNVLICQDLVRLYNRKTCSPRALLKIDLRKAYDTIEWSFIEGVLTGLHFPKQMVRWIMACVSSPTFTLSLNGSQFGFFPGKRGIRQGDPMSPLIFTMCMEYLTRILNVVTTKPGFHFHPLCRSLQLCHLSFADDLLLFCRGDYSSIKILMRALKTFEVASGLAVNQDKSELYTNGVNSGEKLVEKVVARVRSLGARKLSYAGRKVLIQAVFSQLHTYWARIFLIPTTVIKKIEGIWELFCSPCCYPKKHGGLGFLKYSDWNIASIAKFTWWIASKQDHLWIKWVNTIYIKNRDWWNYSPSINSSWDWRQICKVKDMFKSGYINNSWHTCCPYTVQSGYDWLHPPPTRVCWWPVIWNRLNVPKHSFIFWLYNLNRLSTRDRLFQHGIIQDTACLLCQQADETRTHLFFQCAYSTKCLELVQAWLGINLSGEEPLQWCLTWRCSSLLKKQVVFAGIASLIYHLWIARNKCRVEEAIPHPTVLFNNIKASFLGRVASRVHIFRSRIDCNWLKSIGVIC